Genomic DNA from Bacteroidota bacterium:
GTAAGTAATGAAAAATACAGGCTTCTGATGATTGAAAGCAATCACCGAATCAAGAACAACCTGCAAATGGTAATTTCCCTGCTGCATTATTCCAAAACCGAAATGCAGCATGATACATCTGCCGCTTTTCAGCGAATGGCTCAGAAAATACGCACTATCGGCGCGCTGCACGAACATCTTTCTGCCGATGAACACAACGAGTTTGTGGCGCTCGACAAATACTTCGTGGCTATAGCCGGACTTTATGCTGATATAGCCGCTGATTTTCCCGCTGTACGTTGTACTATTGAACCTGCACCAATACGCAGTGAACGCATTGTGTATTTTGGTTTAATTCTTAACGAAATGCTGGCCAATACAATCGAACACCGCACCGGGCAGACAGGTGACATTCAGGTTGAGGTAGTAAAACTGGGAGACAGATACCGTTTTGATTACCGCGATAATTCCGTACACAATCCGCTTACTGCCAAAGGCACCGGAAGCCGTCTGATTCGTGGTCTTGTCGATCGTATCGGCGGAACGGAATTCAATGTCAATCTGTCGAACGGTCATTATCAATTTTACTTTCATGGCTAAAATTGAACTGGTAATCATTGAAGACGAGTTCTTCGCAGCAAATCATCTTAGTGAATTGCTTGATACATTGGGCTATCGTGTGAAAGGAATTTTTTACAGCGGCGAGGACTTTCTGCATAAAACAGACTGGCGTTTTGATGCGGCAATCGTGGATATCTTTCTTGCCGATAAACTCAGTGGTCTCGATCTGGCGGAGGAATTACACGGGCGGCAAAAACCATTTATTTTTCTTACTGCCAATCAGGACGCCCAAACGCTGAAAGCGGCTGCACGGCTGGCTCCAAGAGCCTATATCACCAAACCATTCCGGCAAAGCGATGTGCAGGCCGCGCTGGAAATCATTGCACTCGGCCTTGTTCCCAAGTTGCAGGTAAAAGTACTGCGTGGCTTTGAAGATCTGCATCCCGCAGACATCCTTTTCATTCGCTCCGACGGCGTATATATCGAAATTGTGACACTCCGCGAAACACTTGTGCAGCGTAAGCTGCTTAAAGATATTGCGCATGAATTACCTGATTCATTTATTCGTGTACACCGCTCGTATATTGTTAATTCTGATTATATCGCGCAGCGATCCTCGGCAGCATTAATTGTACACGGACATGAAATTCCGGTATCGCGTAGTTTTCGGAATAATCTTCGTTAAGGTAAAACAAAACGTGCCCGCATGTTTGACGGGCACGTTTTAAAGCATCTTTTCAAAAAATCAGCTTGCCACTGGTGTCTGTGGACTTACATATTCATTAGGCAGCGGCGACTTGAGCGATGCCGGCTGTAAGAATCCGGCTTTATAAATTTGCGGAGCAGCCTGTACATTAATCGCATTAATACCATTGGTAAGCCTGCAGAGCGCAGCATTAGTGAGTATTGCCGGCCTGATTTCCTGTGCAGTATTGTCGTAGTTGCCCGACTGGTTTGTACACACGTAATCCTGAAAGCCGAGCGCCTGCGTGTAGGATGGTGCATAGAATGTGGTATCGGGTGTGGATACTACAGGCTGTGTGGGATCACTTACATCAAGCACACCGAATTGCAGCGCAAGCGCAAGGTTGAAAGCTCCCGCACCGTTGTTGATACATACAAGCTGAAACCCTGTAATTACGCTTATATGGTCCGGATTTTCATGTACCGGCGGAGTTACATAGCTGCCTTCAAACGTGCCTATATCATATATTGCAGGAGTATAAGTTGTTCCTCCCCAGTTCCACGGGTTATTATAAAAATCGAGTGAAGGATAAAGCCCGTTTGTACTGAGCTGCATGTTATCGTTTATGCTAACCACCGTGCCCTGTACAGCGAGGTACAGCCATTCGCCGAAATTGGGGCTGCCCTCCGGATTGAGGTTGGTTAAACCAAGTGAGCCGAAAAAGGAATTGGGATAATTCTGATTGCCCGCAATACTGATTTGATTTGAACAAAGGGCCCATGCATACTGATCGTATTCCGGAATGATGGAGTCAGTGGGATAGCTGGCAATGTGGCGGGTTACCTGATTGTAGTCGGTGCGTGTAGCCGGATCTACCGTGTAAGCAGACTGATTGTTGAAGGCCTGCTGGTTAATATTACCGGTAGAAAGTTCGTTAAACTCGCTTGCAAAGGTTCCCCACACGCTGGAAGTGTCGGAATAACTGCCGAAATTCGTTTGAATACCTTTAATCAGGCTGAGGTTATTGCTGTTTGAACCGGTAGAAGCGATGAGCAACAGCAGCGCCGTATCGTGCAGGTAAAGTGTCATTGATACCAGCGCGAAGGTATAGTCCATCAGCCGTATCATCGACTCGTACTGAGTTTCGTCTTTGAACGAACCGGAAAGACTGGTTACATTGTTGTTTTCCTTTGCAAGTAACACCATCGATGCCCAGGTTGATACAGCATCTGCGCCCAGCGTACCGGAACCACCGGCCGGTGTGGCGGTTGAAAAAATTCCGCTCAGACTGGATATCGATGGATTAGTGATTACCGACGAATTGATCAATTCGTCGAGCTGCTTCAATGCCGAAGGGCGAACAGTTCCGTTTGAATCCACACATCCCAGACACCAGTCGCTGAACTTAATTTGTTTTGCGCCGGCATCCACAGTTATCATGCCGTTGAACGTGCCGTTTTTGCTGGAAACCGAGCTAAGATCGCTGTGATAGGTTTTGAGCAGATCGTGTGTGTAATTCAGCGTACTGGCAATTCCCGACCATTCCTTGATCAGATTATTTTGTTGCATTGCTGCATAAATATTCTGCAAATCGGTAATTATGCTTTCGCCGATCGTGGTCAACAGATTTTCAAGTCCCTCTTTATTGCCGAGAATGCAACCTATGATATAGGAAACTTCATTATTCTGGTTGCTGTATAACCCTTTGAGTGCCCTGATCACACTGACGGCTTTGCTGAAATCGAATCCCATATGTATTGTTTTTTAGGTTAAGAATGCTGTACTGTTCAGCTAACTTTCATAATGTAGAACAGCGCATAAAAAGGAGGCCGGTTTTCATGCGGCATTCCACCACCGGTGCTCTCTGTGATGCCGGGAAGATTACTGCCTGTACCATTCATCGGAGAGAGATCTCCGCCTGATTTCCAGTCAATGTTAACCAGATTGAACTGCTGGTATTTGTGCGAGTGGGCCGGAATTTGATCGGTTGTAAGTGTTACGGTGTTTTGTCCGCCACTTGCTCCCAGATTGTAAGTTCTGCCTGCGCCAACAATAAACAGATCGCGAAGATCAGGTGTGCCGCTTGTACCATCGCAGTATTCCCATCCAATGGGAAGATGGTCAATATCGCCATAGAACATTACGATGCTGCCTACCGGAAGATTTGGATTTGGTGTCATAGGTTTTTTGTTTTAGTGATGACACGAAAGTAGCAGCCCGGTCAGGCAGCAGCAGGAAATTGTAGTAAACGACAGCTTTTTGTTGTGAGTGGAAAAAAAGGGCGTAGAAATACCTGTGTGCGTAATGGAGAAACAGGGAATTGGATTCCGGTGTTACCTCCATCCGGTCAGTACAACGTATGAAGGAGATAAGCAGGTTACATTTTCTCTCTGCGCAATGCCTTCACTTCCGAACGTTTGGCCTTATCTTCGCGGCGTTTAGCTTTTACGGCTTTGGGCACTTTGGTTTTAAGGCGCTTTTTTTCCGGTTTCAGTGCGGCTTCGAGCAGGCGGTAAAATTTTTTACCAATGCGCTCTTTGTTTTCGTGCTGCGAGCGGTCGCTGTCTTCGGTAATGCGCAGAATACCTTCGGTGGTGAGTTTGGAGGCGAGTTTTTCCTGCAGGCGGATTTTTTCTTCGTCGCTCAGCAGTTGCGAGGCGGGAATATCAAACGTAAGCTCCATGCGCGACGAGACTTTATTAACGTGCTGCCCGCCTTTACCGCCCGAACGGGTGGCGCGGAAAGTGCATTCGGTAAGCAGGTTGCGTTCGCGCAGTGTCATGCCGCAAAGGTAAGCAGCGCCGTCACGCATTGCAACTGTCAATGCTTATCTTTATGGCGTGAGAGTGTTACTAACCCTTCTTCTGTTTTGCGCTGCTTTCCCGCTTCACGCGCAGCTGCGCACCGTACACAAAACAGAGGTTGTTCATCACGCTAACGGAAAAGTCAGCACACGCACAACAACGTACACTACCACACGCCGCCGGCCCGATCCGGGCAGCCCGTACAAAAAAGAAAAAATTGTGCGCACGGCATTCGACTCAGCCGGACGCAAAACGGAAACCTACAAATTAGTGCGGCAGTTTACCCGCGAAGGCCGCCCCTGCCGCGATTTACGCATGAAACAAACGCTTTACAGCCAGGGCAGGCGCATCCGTTTTGAGAAAAGCCGCTGCGACGGCCGCCGGACTGTGGTGCGCGAATATGCCAATGGCCGTAGGATTTCAAAATGTATAAACCGCCGGCCAAAACGCACATAAACGGCACGATTATTTCTCACTCCGATACACTTATGCTTACACGTTTTTGCATTACGTTTCTGCTGCTTGCCTGCACCACACTGCATGCACAAATACCCGTTTTCGGGGCCGACAGCCTGATGAAGCATTACACGCAACGCACAAAACTGCTGCTCGACCGCAGCGGGGCATTGGGCGCGCATTACCACATTGATTTATTCGGTGTAAATATTTACGCCGATGCAGCCGCCAAAGCCGCCGGAAAGGCCGAATACCGCGTAAGCTGGAACGAACTGCCCATTTACAAAGCCATTCTCGCTCACGCCCCGCGCGAAGAAGCACGGCGCATCATGCTCGAAAAAGGCAATGGCCCGTTTCCGCCCGAAATCACCAAAACCTACTACCAGCTGGGTACGCACAAGCATGGCGATTTTGCCCCCACGGCTACATTGCCGCTCAACGGACTGCGCATCGCACTCGACCCCGGTCATTTTGCACACGACTCGGCCAGCAGCCGGGTAGAGGATAAGTACCTCGATTTTTACGTGGCCGGCACCGGCGCCGACAGTGTGCGCATCAACTTCTTCGAATCAAAGCTTACCTGGCAAACCGCCACGCTGCTGGCCCTGCAACTGCGCAGCGCCGGTGCCGAAGTGATGTTCACACGCGAATACGGCGTTACGGCTTTCGGTAAAACGTATGAGCAGTGGAAGAAAGACGATTATCCGCGCACACTCGACTCGCTGCTTAAAGTAAGGCCCGGCGATGCCAACCTGAAAAAGCTGAAACAGCCGCGCCTCACGGGCGACGACCGCCTCATTTTCCGCTACGTTTTCCGCGATGCTGAACTGCGCAAACGTGCCGAACGCATCAACGCATTCCGCCCCGACCTTACGGTAATTATCCACTACAACGTGGACGAAACCAACACCGACT
This window encodes:
- a CDS encoding N-acetylmuramoyl-L-alanine amidase, with the translated sequence MYKPPAKTHINGTIISHSDTLMLTRFCITFLLLACTTLHAQIPVFGADSLMKHYTQRTKLLLDRSGALGAHYHIDLFGVNIYADAAAKAAGKAEYRVSWNELPIYKAILAHAPREEARRIMLEKGNGPFPPEITKTYYQLGTHKHGDFAPTATLPLNGLRIALDPGHFAHDSASSRVEDKYLDFYVAGTGADSVRINFFESKLTWQTATLLALQLRSAGAEVMFTREYGVTAFGKTYEQWKKDDYPRTLDSLLKVRPGDANLKKLKQPRLTGDDRLIFRYVFRDAELRKRAERINAFRPDLTVIIHYNVDETNTDWKQTTVRNYNMAFAPGSFHSGELSDSEKRFDFLRLLLTEELVNSITFSGAVTRRFESELNVPLATPKDATYLQTSCITTGQPGVYCRNLSLCRLVQGTLVYGETLYQDNAQECTLLMQAAQSSNPGPDARTFQVAMAYYNGILDWAKAQPGE
- a CDS encoding response regulator transcription factor is translated as MAKIELVIIEDEFFAANHLSELLDTLGYRVKGIFYSGEDFLHKTDWRFDAAIVDIFLADKLSGLDLAEELHGRQKPFIFLTANQDAQTLKAAARLAPRAYITKPFRQSDVQAALEIIALGLVPKLQVKVLRGFEDLHPADILFIRSDGVYIEIVTLRETLVQRKLLKDIAHELPDSFIRVHRSYIVNSDYIAQRSSAALIVHGHEIPVSRSFRNNLR
- the arfB gene encoding aminoacyl-tRNA hydrolase, which codes for MTLRERNLLTECTFRATRSGGKGGQHVNKVSSRMELTFDIPASQLLSDEEKIRLQEKLASKLTTEGILRITEDSDRSQHENKERIGKKFYRLLEAALKPEKKRLKTKVPKAVKAKRREDKAKRSEVKALRREKM
- a CDS encoding phage tail protein — translated: MTPNPNLPVGSIVMFYGDIDHLPIGWEYCDGTSGTPDLRDLFIVGAGRTYNLGASGGQNTVTLTTDQIPAHSHKYQQFNLVNIDWKSGGDLSPMNGTGSNLPGITESTGGGMPHENRPPFYALFYIMKVS